Part of the Peptococcaceae bacterium genome, GTCATTAATATCCATCATGTCACCTTTTTTTACCATTACCGGACGGATGCGGTTGATGACCAGCTTTGGATTCCTTAGTTCCGATGCTTCCAACAGCCCGATAATCCTGTCGGCATCCCTCACTGCGGCAACTTCAGGGGTTGTCACCACCACGGCCTTTTCCGCTCCGGCAATGGCATTGCGAAAACCCTGCTCGATACCCGCCGGGCAGTCAATCAGCACGTAATCAAATTCTTCTTTGAGTTCCTGGCACAATTTCTTCATCTGCTCAATGGTGACGGCCGTTTTATCCTTAGTTTGGGCGGCCGGCAGCAGGACGAGGTGCTCAAAGCGCTTGTCCCTGATCAGGGCCTGTTTTAATCGGCAGTGGCCATTGGCGGCATCCACAAGGTCATAAACGATGCGGTTTTCCAGGCCCATTACCACATCAAGGTTTCTCAATCCTATATCAGTATCAACCAGCACCACTTTATGGCCCATTGAGGCCAAGGCGGTTCCAATATTGGCGGTTGTTGTCGTTTTGCCTACCCCGCCCTTGCCGGAAGTTACCACGATCACTTCACCCATCAACCAATACCTCCCATAATCTCAAAACTGCTTGTTATATTTTTCCATTCCTTTACTATGACCATTCCTTCTTGAATCCTGGCTATTTCCGGACTTGAAGGTTTTTCGTCCGGAGCGCGTGTAATATAACCGGCAATACGGAGCTGCGTCGGCTCCAGCCGCAGGGCGGCTACCCAGACATCTTCGTCTCCTTCCGCCCCCGCATGCACCGTTCCCAGCAAACTGCCCAAAACAAGGACAAAACCGGAAGCCGTAATCTTGGAGCCGGGCTTGGCATCTCCAAAAACAATAACATTCCCGGCAAAAGTAACATCCTGCCCGGAGCGTATGCTGCGGCTGACAACAAGAGTGGGTACCCTGCTGATTTTTTCATTCATGTAAAAATTCCACTCTTTCGCCTTCAGCCGGGAACCCTTCGTTTCAGCGTTCTCTTTTTTTGAGCACCCCGTTTTCAGACCACTGATGCTCAACCCGCTTCCTTCAAAAATCTCCCAAAGCCTGCTCACCTGTTCCGGCGACAGCCGGCGCCTTCCCAACTCCAGTGTAACGCTGGCCCCTTCGAAAAAGACGCCGTTTTTACCGTTCAGCCGGTTTTTTAGATCAGTGAGAATATCCTCCCACTGGGCTTGATCATCAAGAAGCACCGTCAGGCCATCCCTGTTCCCCTTGATCGCCGTGAGTTCCTTTTTCATCAAATTCTTAATGTTCCCCCTCTATCCTGTTAAATCTAT contains:
- the minD gene encoding septum site-determining protein MinD — protein: MGEVIVVTSGKGGVGKTTTTANIGTALASMGHKVVLVDTDIGLRNLDVVMGLENRIVYDLVDAANGHCRLKQALIRDKRFEHLVLLPAAQTKDKTAVTIEQMKKLCQELKEEFDYVLIDCPAGIEQGFRNAIAGAEKAVVVTTPEVAAVRDADRIIGLLEASELRNPKLVINRIRPVMVKKGDMMDINDMIDILAIELLGVVPEDESIVISTNRGEPAVLDANSWAGQAYRNIARRIAGEQVPLISLDIEETLFGRLKKLLGFRS